gccgtgaaccaacatataccaacaataacggacagtgagagtgtggaagtttaaataggagctggtgatgagtgctaaacgagcaccatatgtgcgcaattgaagccgggagcttcagagaaagcggccgagaaagcacctgccatgccgaaggggcgtggcaggtggattcatgacagataaacatgtactgtatgtacatttttatagcatgccttcatcaaacaaatcggggcaacgctgttgtgtaaaaaaacccctccaaaaacacgtgcatgcacattctcatttattaacacacattatgtacataaaagaaatttcaagcacgttaatatattgccgccatattgattttcgtttatctcgatcatcggttatctcgatgctttttggcaaccccctaggacatcgatataaccgggttccactgtatttaatatAGGAGTTATTTCCAGAAATTATTAAGTCTATAAACTTGGACCCATGCGTGACGATACTCTCTAAACAGGTGAAtcaacaagtaaaaaaaacgcTTTATCCTGTCCAGTCCAGGTGTGAATGCGGATCTCACCTGCCCTCTCCGTCTCTGCAGTTGGGGCAAGAGCAGGCCACTCTGCGTAGCCTCTTGCTTGGTTGTCCTTCCTGCTCCGAGGGACTCTGTGCCTGACCCAGCTGGTCCGGACTCACTGCGTTCAGACTGTTGTTGGTTAAGTTCCCCACGGTGACAGTCATGGGGCCGGGCTGGACTTTAACACCCTCCTGACCTTGTTGCTGACCTAAGGACCAAAACCCCACGTTTTTATCTAACAAGAATGTAACAAATTTCACAAGACCAAACAACTAAGAACATGTCTGACAATTCAGGAGCCTATTAAGCTGCTGCAACGGAGGCTTTTATATGTGCATTATATAATTCCTAAGACTATCTAAGACGTACCTGCACACTAGTGAAATATCTCAGCTGGATTCTCTAGATTTGCAACTGTACACTGATTTTTAAGTATGGATTCTCTCAAGGTCTATTTAAATTGTTCAGCAGAAATTTGTTCAtagtcatttacatttgcagcatttggcagatgcctttattcaGAGCAAATTACATTAATCTGattcatacaaatgagcagctacTGGGTTTAGGACGTTGTTAAGGGGCTCTGGAATGGGAGCTTGTCGTGAAttggattttaactcatgaccttccaaagCCAAATGActtaccactaagctaccacctcaaCATTAATCACTGTCTCCTCTGGCCTGTTCACACAAAATCAATTTCTATGTCTGGTTTAACTGTATATTACTAATTCATTACACCTGGTAATTACACAAATTTATCTCTGTGTGCAATTTGGAGCATCAGctcgactttatttctcgcacaTCCGACTATTTTAGCCAATCGGGCAACATCACCCCCTCTGTAGTGGcagaaagttttacacattgaaaattaaTTCGGCTACAATCAATAAAATCGCATCGTATCAAACTAATCCTttgatccctggagagaactctgtctaacaatcagctttGGAGAAGACGGAACGAGAcggatgaagcagaggagctttgttcatacaccaacagcttcaaacttcatgCCCACAACATGCTTACTGGCGGATGCACCCGAAATGTcggatgtttacgagaaatcaagtcggaattgcgagagaAAAAGTCAGACCCTAACACAACACCTTTCTTATtgtctcttgtatatttagtattgctcttttaTAAAGAAAAGGTACTTTTTATTCGATTACCCAATGGAATAATTGGTAGaaaattctattaataaaataaattgataacTGCTGCCCTAGTAATATGTTTACATTCtaaacatacattttgttttttaacataaacTGTTAATgttgtaatatatttatgtaatttatagcAATACTTGGTGGCCATGGTGGAAattttttgacattattttgtgtgcaggattgaaGAAATGATGTATGTTACGtgatgtagggggcgtggcctcagtaaccctgcagtaggtgtgatgtgtgcatgtgatttatAGATAGAAATCttactgaaattgcattaaatctggcaggtttttttccccccaactaCATTTAAGGTACCTGTTAAAAAGGGCAacttgcaattttgtaaattcccagtttattcctatTAATTCCCATGGGAAGTTTTCCGACTTGaaaattttgcaaccctaattaTTACACAGTATTACATGAGTATTGCAGGACGACTAGAAGAACTTCTGTAGCAGAGCCAAAAAACATTAtgggaattatttttttatttttttatctgaacaTAAACCATCCAGACTTCTGGGTTCATCCAATCAGTTTTGTGTCAATGATTAAGCTGAAAGTAGCTCATCTGACCAGGTTCAGCTACACGTCCAAATGTTTTCATTGGATTGTCTCTTTAGAGAAACGATGACCATGTTttcaaaaacatacacaaagaaaacaatgtTTCTGGTTGAGTGGACAAAGTAACGAAAATCTGTCTTCATAGTAAGTATATGGTGCATTCAATTAAATAGATGTGTCTAGTTGAAATCCATAAACTAATGTTTGGTTCAGAACACAGCTGTACAACAATATGCTGTAAACACGCTGCTATTAAATCTGGTGCTATTAAAGTCACTTACCCTGTACCCCTGCGATGGTGAGTGGGACGCCCTGCACCTGAACCCCTGCGGTGCCCAGCCCTGCAATGTTGACCGTCTGTACGCCGGTCCCCGAGGCCAGCTGGGCCGTGTTCAGGGTGATGGGTGTTCCTCCAATGGCAAGAGGGGCGATCTGTGTGAACGCACCGCCGCTCGGACTGGAAGCCACCGGAGCCAGTGTGAGCTGCTGAGCCACACCTGTGTTCTGGACCTGCACCGTTTGCCAGCTGATCTGACCAGTTGGCGTGAGGGTGGGTGCCCTGATCAGGACCTGCGTCGGGTTTTGGAAAGCCTGCAGCTGTACGTTCTGCTGTAGCGGCTGTAGCGTCTGAGCCGTTTGCAGCTGGATGGAGCCCTGGACCAGCTGCTGAGTCTGCTGCTGTGCCTGCGCCTGCTGCTGCGGCTGCTGGATCTGGATCTGCTGCAGCACCGGGTGACTGACGATGTGGAACTGCTGCACTTGGGTCTGCTGCTCAGAGACTTGCAGCCCGTTGGACTGAGCCGTATTCTGGCTGTCAGGATCACCCCCCTGGGCCCGTGGGTCTTTTTGCCCATCTGCGCCGGCGTCGGATGTCATGGACACCGATGTTAAGGCTGCAGCTTCTGCAGAGATGGAGTCTCCGCCCCCTGACGTGGTCAAGCTGGTGGTCACCGATGTCGGTTCCACGCTGGTCGCGATCAGCTGGCTGCCGTTCGCGATGTTCATGTCGTTTGACTGCAGAAGCTGCACCGATCCTCCCCCTGCAGCCATGTTGTTGATGACCGGCAAAGCCAAAGTGACGCCGCCAATATTGATAGGTATTGTGGTGACCACAGGGGCTTGCGTGCCCTGAATGGTTTGCAGCTGGAGTGGGAACGAGGGCCGAATTTGCAAAGGGATGGCCTGGTTTGTGACATTCTGTGAAACTACGTTGGCCGACGTAGCTCTAGGAGGCGTGGCCAGGATGGCTTGGTTGTTAGCAGTGTTAATGAGTTGAATCTGTTCAGGCTGAACGCTTAAAGTGGTCGGGTTGCTGGGGTTTATCTGGATCTGCTGACCATCGGCGGTTTGTAAGTGTGGGATCACCTGGTACTGGATCCCTCCTGTGGAATTAGGCATGTTTTGAACCTGGATGATCTGAaattgctgttgttgttgctgctgttgttgttgcatGACCGACGCGTTGCTCACCCCGGCTGATTTAACCTTTCGCCCGGGCGTGGCATCGACTGGAACCATGTTGGTCCCGGTTGCTATGGTGGCCATGCTCTGAGCCTGCGTGTTGTCCTTGGTGATGGTTGGGTTAGCTGCAGCAGGCGAAGCGGCGATGATCTGCCAGCCGTTTCCTGTGAACTGAGCTGGGAGAAGCTCCAGCTGCTGAGGGGCGTTTTGGAGCTGCACTAACCCTTGGCTTGGGTCGATGATGATCTGCTGCTGCATGCCGGCCTGCCCCTCCCCACCCACGCCGCCTATTTTACTGCATGTGGCTGCAAGCAGAGCGAGAGGAGATGGCTGTGCATCctgctcacatacacacacatacaaacacacacatgcaaaaaaaaaaaaagaaaaaagaaaaaagagaacaaaagaaagaaagcactgAGTGTCAGAAAATGTGGGCGGGATTACAGGAagagtgggtgggtgtgtgtgaaaaatTGCGAACCACAATTTCTCTATTTCTTACATGCACACTGCCTGCAAAGTGGGTCAGTGCAATACTGACACaaaaccgacacacacacacacacacacacacacacacacacacacaaaaaatatatatatatataatatatatacacacacacacacacacacacacacacacacacacacacaaacacaaacacacacacacacacacacacacacacacacacacacacacacacacacacacatttcattaaACCCAGAAAGATGTTGTAACTTGTGTGTCCTTGTGACACTTTAAGAGTTATGCCCATTACTGGTTTTATTGCTATTGATTTACTCTGAAAGATCGTTGAAAATGGCAGAATATAATGTGATATGCATTCAGCAGGCTGCactggtacaaaaaaaaaaagtcaaagagCCTATAGGTATCTTATCTTTCAAACAAAATCACACCTACATTCACACTGATGCTTTAAACAGGATTATAGCTTTAAAAATATAGAAGTGTCTTCAAAGCAATAAACACatctaaaattgtatttaaagacAAACGTTTTACTTCGACAGAGAACTTGCTGTCAAACATCTGCTGATCAACAAGTATACATGCACCACATCACTAACACAAGGCCTTTCAACTCACTCCCGTTTTATCGACACAACCCTGATTAAACGGTGTGTGACACGTACCATCAGATGTCTTAGAAACACACATTCGATTACGTAATCCACAGACCACAGCGTGTATAATCTTAAAAAAGACGTGCATTCTATTCAAATATGACGCCGCTGTGATTCTAAACATCTTAGTTAAATTTAGCTAAATAGACACATTGGAGATGTCTCTATACACCAAGAGAACAGTTGAAGCTTTGCCTAAATGAAATGAATCTGTTTTGAAATTTGACATATTTTCAGGGTTTTGCCTGCAACTAAATTGCCTTTATTCAAAATGATCTGGCTTGAGACAGAAAATATGGTACATAATTAGTTAGTTAGCAGAGTCACATTACTGAAGCTAAATCGAGGGAGAAGTTGttccaaaaataaaagtatttcagATTAAATATTATGTTAATTGCCACTTGTTACTTACAGTTTGCCATAgtattgtgtgtctgtatgtattttatatatacagtttctATGCctaggaggattaaagcagtgcaggatggtgctcacacaaaatattgacactttggacacagttttgacatgttcactgagggtgtactcacttttgttggcagttatttagacagtaatggctgcatggtaattcttttttttagaggacagtaaatctgtactgctgtacaaattGCACCTTGACAACTATAAAATCTTCCCAAGTTTCATTTcaatagtattgtcccttgagaagatata
This genomic interval from Silurus meridionalis isolate SWU-2019-XX chromosome 22, ASM1480568v1, whole genome shotgun sequence contains the following:
- the sp4 gene encoding transcription factor Sp4 isoform X3, encoding MQQQIIIDPSQGLVQLQNAPQQLELLPAQFTGNGWQIIAASPAAANPTITKDNTQAQSMATIATGTNMVPVDATPGRKVKSAGVSNASVMQQQQQQQQQQFQIIQVQNMPNSTGGIQYQVIPHLQTADGQQIQINPSNPTTLSVQPEQIQLINTANNQAILATPPRATSANVVSQNVTNQAIPLQIRPSFPLQLQTIQGTQAPVVTTIPINIGGVTLALPVINNMAAGGGSVQLLQSNDMNIANGSQLIATSVEPTSVTTSLTTSGGGDSISAEAAALTSVSMTSDAGADGQKDPRAQGGDPDSQNTAQSNGLQVSEQQTQVQQFHIVSHPVLQQIQIQQPQQQAQAQQQTQQLVQGSIQLQTAQTLQPLQQNVQLQAFQNPTQVLIRAPTLTPTGQISWQTVQVQNTGVAQQLTLAPVASSPSGGAFTQIAPLAIGGTPITLNTAQLASGTGVQTVNIAGLGTAGVQVQGVPLTIAGVQGQQQGQEGVKVQPGPMTVTVGNLTNNSLNAVSPDQLGQAQSPSEQEGQPSKRLRRVACSCPNCRDGEGRNSNDPTKKKQHVCHMEGCGKVYGKTSHLRAHLRWHTGERPFVCNWIFCGKRFTRSDELQRHRRTHTGEKRFECPECSKRFMRSDHLSKHIKTHQGKKGGAALAILTTEDMEDEVEEALGSPRIVTVSSISQDSDPATPTTSNNLEEEFE
- the sp4 gene encoding transcription factor Sp4 isoform X1, which encodes MSDQKKEVMATDGGKSAGEKGNKVKASSQDAQPSPLALLAATCSKIGGVGGEGQAGMQQQIIIDPSQGLVQLQNAPQQLELLPAQFTGNGWQIIAASPAAANPTITKDNTQAQSMATIATGTNMVPVDATPGRKVKSAGVSNASVMQQQQQQQQQQFQIIQVQNMPNSTGGIQYQVIPHLQTADGQQIQINPSNPTTLSVQPEQIQLINTANNQAILATPPRATSANVVSQNVTNQAIPLQIRPSFPLQLQTIQGTQAPVVTTIPINIGGVTLALPVINNMAAGGGSVQLLQSNDMNIANGSQLIATSVEPTSVTTSLTTSGGGDSISAEAAALTSVSMTSDAGADGQKDPRAQGGDPDSQNTAQSNGLQVSEQQTQVQQFHIVSHPVLQQIQIQQPQQQAQAQQQTQQLVQGSIQLQTAQTLQPLQQNVQLQAFQNPTQVLIRAPTLTPTGQISWQTVQVQNTGVAQQLTLAPVASSPSGGAFTQIAPLAIGGTPITLNTAQLASGTGVQTVNIAGLGTAGVQVQGVPLTIAGVQGQQQGQEGVKVQPGPMTVTVGNLTNNSLNAVSPDQLGQAQSPSEQEGQPSKRLRRVACSCPNCRDGEGRNSNDPTKKKQHVCHMEGCGKVYGKTSHLRAHLRWHTGERPFVCNWIFCGKRFTRSDELQRHRRTHTGEKRFECPECSKRFMRSDHLSKHIKTHQGKKGGAALAILTTEDMEDEVEEALGSPRIVTVSSISQDSDPATPTTSNNLEEEFE
- the sp4 gene encoding transcription factor Sp4 isoform X2, whose amino-acid sequence is MATDGGKSAGEKGNKVKASSQDAQPSPLALLAATCSKIGGVGGEGQAGMQQQIIIDPSQGLVQLQNAPQQLELLPAQFTGNGWQIIAASPAAANPTITKDNTQAQSMATIATGTNMVPVDATPGRKVKSAGVSNASVMQQQQQQQQQQFQIIQVQNMPNSTGGIQYQVIPHLQTADGQQIQINPSNPTTLSVQPEQIQLINTANNQAILATPPRATSANVVSQNVTNQAIPLQIRPSFPLQLQTIQGTQAPVVTTIPINIGGVTLALPVINNMAAGGGSVQLLQSNDMNIANGSQLIATSVEPTSVTTSLTTSGGGDSISAEAAALTSVSMTSDAGADGQKDPRAQGGDPDSQNTAQSNGLQVSEQQTQVQQFHIVSHPVLQQIQIQQPQQQAQAQQQTQQLVQGSIQLQTAQTLQPLQQNVQLQAFQNPTQVLIRAPTLTPTGQISWQTVQVQNTGVAQQLTLAPVASSPSGGAFTQIAPLAIGGTPITLNTAQLASGTGVQTVNIAGLGTAGVQVQGVPLTIAGVQGQQQGQEGVKVQPGPMTVTVGNLTNNSLNAVSPDQLGQAQSPSEQEGQPSKRLRRVACSCPNCRDGEGRNSNDPTKKKQHVCHMEGCGKVYGKTSHLRAHLRWHTGERPFVCNWIFCGKRFTRSDELQRHRRTHTGEKRFECPECSKRFMRSDHLSKHIKTHQGKKGGAALAILTTEDMEDEVEEALGSPRIVTVSSISQDSDPATPTTSNNLEEEFE